A genomic segment from Aspergillus puulaauensis MK2 DNA, chromosome 1, nearly complete sequence encodes:
- a CDS encoding glutathione S-transferase (COG:O;~EggNog:ENOG410PNF8;~InterPro:IPR036249,IPR040079,IPR036282,IPR010987, IPR004045,IPR004046;~PFAM:PF13409,PF00043,PF14497,PF13417,PF13410, PF02798;~go_function: GO:0005515 - protein binding [Evidence IEA];~go_process: GO:0006749 - glutathione metabolic process [Evidence IEA]) produces MASTSDTKVTLYWLEKSRSQRILWLLEELNVPYEIKTFKRGKDMLAPKELKEIHPLGKSPVISVQGPNSSKPIVIAESGMITEYLCDHFGGDKLVPTRYAEGKEGQIGGETEEWLRYRYYMHFSEGSLMPFLVFKLVTDTMKAPPGLPFFLRPIPRIVAGQVEQQFVDPNLDRTFEFLEDQLKTAPGGGPFFCGTKVTAADIMLSFPLIASNTRMSLKDKYPHLGKYVEALEKQEGYQRAVAKIQEVDGKFEASL; encoded by the exons ATGGCTTCCACATCTGACACCAAGGTCACTCTTTACTG GCTTGAAAAGTCGCGCTCCCAGCGCATCCTATGGCTCCTTGAGGAGCTCAACGTGCCCTATGAAATCAAGACCTTCAAGCGCGGCAAGGACATGCTGGCGCCCAAGGAACTAAAGGAGATCCACCCGTTAGGCAAATCCCCTGTTATCTCTGTCCAGGGccccaactcctccaagccaATTGTCATTGCAGAATCGGGAATGATCACTGAATATCTCTGCGACCACTTTGGCGGAGACAAGCTTGTTCCGACTCGGTATGCCGAGGGCAAGGAGGGCCAGATCGGCGGCGAAACTGAGGAGTGGCTGCGCTACCGATACTATATGCATTTCTCGGAGGGTAGTTTGATGCCATTCTTGGTGTTCAAGTTGGTTACAGATA CCATGAAAGCACCTCCTGGTCTCCCATTCTTCCTGAGGCCCATTCCCCGAATTGTGGCCGGTCAGGTTGAACAGCAGTTTGTCGATCCCAACCTCGACCGTACCTTTGAATTCCTTGAGGACCAGCTCAAGACTGCCCCTGGCGGTGGTCCTTTCTTCTGCGGTACCAAGGTAACCGCTGCCGATATCATGCTGAGCTTCCCCCTGATTGCTTCCAACACGAGAATGTCATTGAAGGACAAGTACCCGCATCTAGGGAAGTACGTGGAGGCTCTTGAGAAACAGGAAGGATACCAGCGCGCGGTTGCGAAGATCCAAGAGGTGGACGGAAAGTTTGAGGCCTCTCTGTGA
- the TR07 gene encoding 2-hydroxyacid dehydrogenase (COG:C;~EggNog:ENOG410QDYN;~InterPro:IPR006140,IPR036291,IPR006139,IPR029753;~PFAM:PF00389,PF02826;~go_function: GO:0016616 - oxidoreductase activity, acting on the CH-OH group of donors, NAD or NADP as acceptor [Evidence IEA];~go_function: GO:0051287 - NAD binding [Evidence IEA];~go_process: GO:0055114 - oxidation-reduction process [Evidence IEA]), translating into MAEPLKLAVFSTKSYDKIYLDTVLKAHHQSLCTITYHSFPLSLETAALAANHTAVCAFVNDTLDAPVLHALHASGTRAILLRCAGFNNIDLPTAEKLGLFVANVPSYSPEAVAEFAVALLQTLNRNIHRAYNRVREGNFNLEGFLGVTLRGKTVGVVGVGRIGLAFARIISFGFGCRLLASDPKPGLSAEEFRREYGGEFVSLGELFEQSDIVSLHCPLTSGTRHIINAENLGRMKQGALLVNTSRGPLVDTKAAIEALKSGRLAGLALDVYEEEGAYFYNDHSQEIIHDDTLMRLMTFPNVLVCGHQAFFTREALTEIAGTTLANLEDWVMGRHCDNSLVREGHLVVPEGKEPVRI; encoded by the coding sequence ATGGCCGAACCGCTCAAACTCGCCGTATTCAGCACAAAATCCTACGACAAAATCTACCTCGACACCGTCCTCAAAGCCCACCACCAATCCCTCTGCACAATAACCTACCACTCCTTCCCACTGAGCCTAGAAACCGCCGCACTCGCCGCAAACCACACCGCAGTCTGCGCCTTCGTAAACGACACCCTAGACGCCCCCGTCCTCCACGCCCTGCACGCCTCAGGAACCCGCGcaatcctcctccgctgcgccggcttcaacaacatcgacCTCCCCACCGCCGAAAAGCTAGGCCTGTTCGTCGCCAACGTCCCCTCATACTCCCCCGAGGCCGTGGCCGAGTTCGCAGTCGCCCTCCTGCAGACCCTGAACCGGAATATCCACCGCGCGTACAATCGCGTGCGCGAGGGCAACTTCAACCTAGAGGGGTTTCTGGGCGTGACGCTGCGCGGGAAGACAGTGGGCGTTGTGGGCGTGGGGAGGATCGGGCTTGCGTTTGCAAGGATCATCAGCTTCGGGTTTGGATGCAGGCTTCTTGCATCGGATCCGAAGCCGGGGCTGAGTGCGGAGGAATTTCGGAGGGAGTATGGCGGAGAGTTTGTATCGCTGGGGGAACTTTTTGAGCAGAGTGATATTGTGAGTTTGCATTGTCCGTTGACGTCTGGGACGAGGCATATTATCAATGCGGAGAATCTGGGGCGCATGAAGCAGGGCGCGTTGTTGGTGAATACCTCGCGGGGACCGTTGGTTGATACCAAGGCTGCGATTGAGGCGCTCAAGAGTGGGAGGTTGGCGGGGCTTGCGCTGGATGTgtatgaagaggaaggggCGTATTTCTATAACGACCACTCGCAGGAGATTATCCATGATGACACGCTGATGCGGTTGATGACGTTTCCGAATGTGCTTGTTTGTGGGCATCAGGCGTTCTTTACGCGCGAGGCGTTGACGGAGATTGCGGGGACGACGTTGGCGAATTTGGAGGATTGGGTTATGGGGAGGCATTGTGATAATTCGCTGGTCAGGGAGGGCCATTTGGTTGTTCCTGAGGGCAAGGAGCCTGTGAGGATTTAG
- a CDS encoding FYVE zinc finger domain-containing protein (COG:S;~EggNog:ENOG410QECQ;~InterPro:IPR011011,IPR017455,IPR000306,IPR013083;~PFAM:PF01363;~go_function: GO:0046872 - metal ion binding [Evidence IEA]) encodes MATHVMTATTTPINQISVYGHPSPMNSGSSTPSNNSPTSPRQQCLPLQNRQLRPPKAPLYVPAALRPTERPSKPSPPTPPRSVHGSLDSLNDGETGETVSRRTTLESFSSGGGISKLAENEWMKNEQLGEVTGLPTRDHWKADSASRSCDSPTCRSSFGLFLRRHHCRHCGHVFCSSHTPHAVPLDQEARFHPEGVLSRACDLCWSAYQRWDEARADRLNKIQDQIDAQDDDSNNGGASPTGSVAASLAENRKQPPTPGQSGEIAASVPRGWNWSTF; translated from the exons ATGGCCACTCACGTTATGACCGCTACAACTACCCCCATCAACCAGATCTCTGTATACGGCCACCCTTCTCCCATGAACTCTGGTTCGAGCACTCCCTCCAACAACTCCCCCAcctctcctcgccagcagtgtcttcctcttcagaaTCGCCAGCTGCGCCCTCCCAAGGCGCCGCTCTATGTTCCTGCAGCTCTGCGCCCGACCGAGCGGCCCTCGAAGCCCTCgcctcccactcctccccgCAGCGTGCATGGATCTCTCGACAGCCTGAACGACGGAGAGACTGGTGAAACTGTCTCTCGTCGCACGACTTTGGAGAGCTTCAGCAGCGGTGGTGGAATCAGCAAGTTGGCTGAGAACGAGTGGATGAAGAATGAACAGCTTGGCGAGGTGACTGGCCTCCCAACCAGGGATCATTGGAAG GCggattctgcttctcgcAGCTGCGACTCGCCTACCTGTCGCTCTTCCTTTGGTCTCTTCCTTCGTCGTCACCACTGCCGTCACTGCGGCCACGTCTTCTGCTCTTCCCACACCCCTCATGCCGTCCCTCTCGACCAGGAGGCTCGCTTCCACCCCGAGGGCGTTCTTTCTCGAGCCTGCGATCTCTGCTGGAGTGCTTACCAGCGCTGGGACGAGGCACGTGCCGATCGACTGAACAAGATCCAAGACCAGATCGACGCTCAAGATGATGACTCGAACAATGGCGGAGCCAGCCCTACTGGTTCTGTTGCTGCCTCCCTAGCTGAGAATCGCAAGCAGCCCCCAACCCCCGGCCAGAGCGGCGAAATTGCTGCCAGCGTTCCTCGCGGCTGGAACTGGAGCACCTTCTAA
- a CDS encoding GNAT family N-acetyltransferase (COG:S;~EggNog:ENOG410PTGX;~InterPro:IPR039143,IPR000182,IPR016181;~PFAM:PF13508,PF00583;~go_function: GO:0004343 - glucosamine 6-phosphate N-acetyltransferase activity [Evidence IEA];~go_function: GO:0008080 - N-acetyltransferase activity [Evidence IEA];~go_process: GO:0006048 - UDP-N-acetylglucosamine biosynthetic process [Evidence IEA]): MPLPNKYTTTILPPPGSQPLTLPTPKTPSPPTNPPFFNDALAVRLSVFVDEQNCPPEFEIDDDDARSWQWVLYHPKSESESASASASASASESEAGKNVVPVGVVRLVPPPHASHEGFVAAFAPADADADTEPAAARDVTAAGYDLDHEPYIKFGRVAVLSTHRGNGLARQLMETAMGWAEENAGAITAAFEGVCKKEREKMGLEPAGARAPRWKGLALVHAQVEVEGLYKRLGFVTDEELGRWVEEGIEHVGMWKRLDVRN; encoded by the coding sequence ATGCCACTGCCAAATAAATACACAACTACAATCCTCCCACCCCCAGGCTCACAACCCCTCACCCTCCCGACCCCGAAGACACCATCCCCACCAACAAACCCGCCATTCTTCAACGACGCCCTCGCAGTCCGCCTCTCagtcttcgtcgacgagCAAAACTGCCCCCCCGAATTCGAGattgacgacgacgacgctcGTTCCTGGCAATGGGTTCTCTACCATCCAAAGTCTGAATCTGaatcggcatcggcatcggcatcggcatcggcatcggaaTCAGAGGCAGGAAAGAATGTAGTACCCGTCGGTGTAGTGCGCCTCGTCCCACCGCCGCATGCATCCCACGAAGGGTTCGTCGCAGCATTTGCGCCCGcggatgcagatgcagatacagaaccagcagcagcgcgagACGTCACAGCAGCCGGGTACGACCTAGACCACGAGCCGTATATCAAGTTCGGGCGTGTTGCCGTGTTATCCACACACCGGGGCAACGGGCTTGCGAGGCAATTGAtggagacggcgatggggtgggcggaggagaatgCGGGTGCTATTACTGCAGCGTTTGAGGGTGTTTGTAAGAAGGAGCGAGAAAAGATGGGGCTTGAACCAGCTGGGGCTCGGGCTCCCCGGTGGAAGGGGTTGGCGTTGGTTCATGCGCAGGTTgaggtggaggggttgtATAAGCGGTTGGGGTTTGTGACggatgaggagctggggaggtgggtggaggaggggattgAGCATGTTGGGATGTGGAAGAGGTTGGATGTTAGGAATTAA
- a CDS encoding rRNA (cytosine-C5-)-methyltransferase RCM1 (COG:D;~EggNog:ENOG410PGKU;~InterPro:IPR023267,IPR001678,IPR029063;~go_function: GO:0008168 - methyltransferase activity [Evidence IEA];~go_process: GO:0001510 - RNA methylation [Evidence IEA]): protein MSLYYDAVSILTAPSSTGGSFKSRLYNSRTLKASPAQVYALIVEAAKWDILLKEVIDQAGILKLEPKLTPLLSLLLVHDHLLAKNGISAKASHPLRQAVERHKVRLKGEFTKARVRRACATVPELKEAVRREKLAAQGVGASAAAVYPRWVRVNNVRTTKEKQMKTTFSSYEAVNSLEELVVGGDEKQKRMRLDPHIPDLVAVAPGLEFATVPAYKNGEIILQDKASCFPAYLLLGEDWGSGGDLMDGCAAPGNKTTHMASLLCKPGQKRPSSHIFSMDASRVRAKTLQKMVSTAGADNFVTVLQGQDFLALDPEDPRFKDVTGLLLDPSCSGSGIIGRDDIPELILPTSGKATPSASSTKKNGQNQSKKRKRNEASAPNEPGETPSATAENDLPTADINQERLTKLSNLQSLIVTHALSFTSATRITYSTCSIHLLENESVVARILDSEVAKSRGWRVLRRDEQPEGLRKWKHRGVRSEKTSDGIEECSVDLAEEDLEGCLRCWPGDEEGTGGFFVVGFVRDGDVDEQVSSGSRGEDLKDIGEEEEEEGEDEWEGFSD from the exons ATGTCACTGTATTACGATGCAGTGTCCATCCTCACGGCGCCCTCATCAACCGGAGGCTCGTTCAAGTCCCGGTTATACAATTCCCGCACCCTCAAGGCCTCCCCCGCGCAGGTGTACGccctcatcgtcgaggcCGCCAAATGGGACATTCTTCTCAAGGAAGTAATTGACCAGGCTGGGATCCTGAAACTCGAACCAAAG CTCACCCCACTACTTTCTCTTCTACTCGTTCACGACCATCTCCTTGCCAAGAATGGCATTTCTGCGAAAGCATCCCATCCACTCCGCCAGGCCGTCGAGAGGCATAAGGTACGACTAAAGGGCGAGTTTACGAAAGCACGCGTCCGGCGCGCATGCGCTACAGTCCCAGAATTGAAGGAAGCCGTTCGCCGCGAGAAGTTGGCTGCGCAGGGTGTGGGGGCCAGCGCGGCTGCTGTGTATCCGCGCTGGGTGCGCGTTAACAATGTCCGGACGACGAAGGAAAAacagatgaagacgacgTTTTCTTCGTATGAAGCTGTCAACTCGCTAGAGGAGCTTGTGGTTGGGGGTGacgagaaacagaaaaggatgAGGCTGGACCCGCATATCCCGGACCTTGTTGCGGTTGCCCCCGGACTGGAGTTTGCGACGGTGCCGGCATATAAGAATGGAGAGATTATTCTCCAGGATAAGGCATCTTGCTTCCCGGCTTACCTCCTGCTCGGCGAGGATTGGGGGAGTGGTGGAGATCTGATGGATGGGTGCGCGGCGCCAGGGAACAAGACTACGCATATGGCTTCCTTGCTGTGTAAACCGGGCCAGAAAAGGCCCTCGTCTCATATCTTTTCCATGGACGCCTCGCGCGTCCGCGCAAAGACGCTACAGAAAATGGTCTCAACAGCCGGTGCAGATAATTTCGTCACCGTCCTCCAAGGACAAgacttcctcgcccttgACCCTGAAGACCCCCGCTTCAAAGATGTCACAggccttctccttgaccCATCCTGCTCTGGCAGCGGTATCATAGGCCGCGACGACATCCCCGAACTTATCCTCCCGACATCAGGAAAAGCCACCCCATCAGCATCGTCGACAAAAAAGAACGGCCAGAACCAAAGCAAGAAGCGCAAACGCAACGAAGCCTCTGCTCCTAATGAACCGGGAGAAACAccctccgcaacagccgAAAACGACCTCCCCACCGCGGACATTAACCAAGAACGCCTAACGAAACTTTCCAACCTCCAGAGTCTAATCGTCACTCATGCCCTGTCCTTTACCTCTGCAACAAGGATAACGTACAGTACATGCTCAATTCATCTCCTCGAGAACGAATCCGTTGTAGCTAGAATTCTGGACAGCGAGGTCGCCAAGAGTCGCGGGTGGAGGGTATTACGGCGTGATGAGCAGCCGGAGGGACTGAGGAAATGGAAGCATCGTGGTGTCAGGAGTGAAAAGACATCTGATGGCATTGAAGAATGTTCGGTTGATTTGGCTgaggaggatttggaggGGTGTTTGAGGTGTTGGcctggggatgaggaggggacGGGTGGGttttttgttgttgggtttgtGAGGGATGGCGATGTGGATGAGCAGGTGTCTTCTGGTTCTCGTGGCGAGGATCTTAAAGATattggggaagaggaagaagaggaaggggaggatgaaTGGGAGGGCTTTTCTGACTAG